The Rhopalosiphum maidis isolate BTI-1 chromosome 4, ASM367621v3, whole genome shotgun sequence region CTCCAGCGTAAAAGATAATACACTtttcaaatcaattatataatactataacagcATAGatctaaaattttgaaaaaaaaattaatactttttgaatccCCAAGTTATGATGTTTACTATAGACCATGTAGGTGCATATTTTACTTAAGAATCAATTGCATAATTTCAGTTAGTAAAATCTAAGGATAAAACATCTCATGTACTTCAACCAAAACTTACTGAAAGATTTGTCCATTCaagtcttaataatttaaatcaacaattattctaatatttaaatatttaatttggcttgtaaatacaattacaattaagTTATTACTTTGCGATCAAATTTAATGACCGACAAATTACATTCAatgatataactaaaaatcatcaaaccatggtataattattcaaagaaGCTATGTACAATTAATGATTGTATAAAGTGTAAATACTGAACATTTTAcctaagtaattaaatattatttcaattattataatttattcatatattatgatatacatgaTCTacagttttgtattttaatatgttttatatagatataggtacAGTTACAACTTTATGGAGAAAAAAGAGGTGAGAATGaacccataaaaaaaaacaagtgagttgtattttatttagttaagcACAAattagtaacatttttttattaattataaattagattttgattttacatGGATTATACAGAAATcatgttgtaaataattatgattatcaatcggaaaactattaaaatgttaatttaatattatcaataagttAGATGACTCTGTCaggaacatttaataataataataataaaaaaaaatacattgatataGTACAAATACATGAATTTAGTCattacttgaaaattaaataagatttttatcaaaaaaatattttttttttttatatttgtattcttatatacacaaaattaaaatttaaaaggaataaaaaaatattatttcaaatatcggAGTTaagaaagtataaataaaaataaaaattgtgagagctttaataagtatactaataaaaatatattatatcatgtaaaGACTTGGAGAGGAACAAgacttacaaaatatattgacattGTGCTGTCAATaccaacaaataaaattgaaacatacatatattaaacaaaaggtatattgtatagaattatatatatgtttagaaAATTGTCTTATATCtgaaaatttgaaactattaatatgtttatataggtattaatattttaataattgaaattttattattagtatgaccataaaaaatattttatcaaaattaatgtgtgTCCTTTAAAAATCGCTTTCTTCTATTATCTTGGTCTGGATCTGCCCCTGGTAACTACAGTAATTAAATAGCTACTGATTAAACACCAAAACGCTAAGCCTCTGTATTGgataaatgtttaacaatttttttttacccataCTGCTTTTCCTATTCATcctgttttatattactagtatttttttagattattttataaaaataaaatttaatgcagGTAATgaaaaaagtgtatttaaaattagaattttattcaGTACAAAACTACAAACTCTTTAAATTCatctaacaaaaatatttacaaaacaataaatatgtaatatgtataatccgAATGGCAAATACATAGGTCAAGTTTATCAatcttatttatacatatatatttatatatataagttttaataatattaactataacttataataagtaggtaattaaaatttttataactatcattttataatttgcttATAAGTTTTTGATCATTTCTTAAGttctattagttatatttttaggtttatCTAGTAATGGAGCTAAAAGGCGAGCGGCTTGTAAATCAAATTGTGTGTCAATTTCTAAACTTCTATTCATTGGTATGACAACTACTcccaatctaaaaattaaattgatcaaacattaataagtaattttaaataaaaattccaattcTAAAATACTTACTTTCCTCCCTGGagcttattatttacaataagatTTTTGTgtgcaaaataaaacatgCCATTTTCCACATATTCTCCATCCCAGTCCTGTCTTCTCGGTCTTTTGGTAACATCAAAATTTGATGGTTGCAGTTGACcatctaatattaattattacaacaattttatttattttaatccaatattaacattaacattAACATTACTCATgacaaatcaataataaaattttaccaGATCCAAGTTTCCAACGTAGTTTATGACTTCGTGTTACAGAAAACACAGAttcaaatttttgattaactGCCATTTTATATGCTCTAGTCAAATACTCAGAAGTCATAAAAGGTGAGGTACACTGAATGATAGCAAAAATATCCACTTTTTGATGGTACATACTAAATTCTTTAACAGCACTAAGTGATGTTGCTTCATCCGAAGCAGTTTCTGCACTGCGGTGAAAAACTTTAGCACCAGCTAATTCAGCT contains the following coding sequences:
- the LOC113556369 gene encoding N-acylneuraminate cytidylyltransferase A produces the protein MTVRNSHWVALFSQLLVLSASVVLFMIPIYLLWSHITYEQNHLSNYKPHVVALILARGGSKGIPRKNLALIQNTTLLRRSLDTINDCRLFHDVWVSTDDKEIAAEAELAGAKVFHRSAETASDEATSLSAVKEFSMYHQKVDIFAIIQCTSPFMTSEYLTRAYKMAVNQKFESVFSVTRSHKLRWKLGSDGQLQPSNFDVTKRPRRQDWDGEYVENGMFYFAHKNLIVNNKLQGGKLGVVVIPMNRSLEIDTQFDLQAARLLAPLLDKPKNITNRT